From a region of the Apibacter sp. B3706 genome:
- a CDS encoding SprT-like domain-containing protein: protein METSKKVDYSKLNPHIPKEAIVYIEKWLEPYWFHLVIKKPRSTKLGDYRVPKEGNPHIITVNSGMLKSLCFLTLTHEIAHLRAFDLYSRRIQPHGREWKKTFSEMISESIDVYEEELKVILKVFMQNPKASFYADKKLSEYFIRKQDPNALLLKDLHVNALFKINNKFFYKLKKSKTRYICIEKNTGKRYLIAENAPVTEINVL from the coding sequence GTGGAAACTTCTAAAAAAGTAGATTATTCAAAATTAAATCCCCATATCCCTAAAGAAGCAATAGTTTATATTGAAAAATGGCTGGAACCATATTGGTTTCATTTGGTTATAAAAAAACCACGATCAACTAAATTAGGAGATTATAGAGTTCCAAAAGAAGGTAATCCTCATATAATAACAGTAAATTCGGGTATGTTAAAATCGTTATGTTTTTTAACTTTAACCCATGAAATAGCACATTTAAGAGCTTTTGATTTGTATTCTAGAAGAATTCAACCTCATGGTAGAGAGTGGAAAAAAACATTTTCTGAAATGATTTCTGAAAGTATTGATGTATATGAAGAAGAATTAAAAGTGATATTGAAAGTTTTTATGCAGAATCCCAAAGCAAGTTTTTATGCAGATAAAAAATTATCTGAATATTTTATAAGAAAACAAGATCCGAATGCGTTGTTATTGAAAGATTTACATGTAAATGCTTTATTTAAAATTAACAATAAATTTTTTTATAAATTAAAGAAATCAAAAACTCGCTATATTTGCATTGAAAAAAATACAGGTAAAAGATATTTGATTGCGGAGAATGCTCCGGTTACTGAAATAAATGTTTTATGA
- a CDS encoding mannose-1-phosphate guanylyltransferase has protein sequence MTKNKNYYCVIMAGGIGSRFWPISTTKFPKQFHDILGTGKTLIQQTFERLSKIILKENIFVITNQEYVDLTLSQLPDISKNQIIGEPKMMNTAACNIYMAEKIHKLNPDASIIVAPSDHLIINENQFVTNVLNALKHASHDNILVTLGIAPTRPDTGYGYIEYIKEGKEGLYQVKSFKEKPNLETAKEFLKSKNFLWNSGIFIWSSRSILSSYQKYLPDMYRSFESIIPEYNTDKEPEAVEKIYSKIEKISIDYGILEKSDNVWVIPSTFGWSDLGTWSALYENFNKNEEGNAVHGNNIYTYDTSNTIIKTDLSNKIYIIDGLTDFIIVDTSEALLICPRNNDQKIKDYLENIKKLEESKKSSKE, from the coding sequence ATGACAAAGAATAAGAATTATTATTGTGTAATTATGGCCGGAGGTATAGGTAGTCGTTTTTGGCCAATAAGCACCACAAAGTTCCCAAAGCAGTTTCATGATATTTTAGGTACAGGGAAAACATTAATTCAGCAAACATTTGAAAGATTAAGTAAAATTATCTTAAAAGAAAATATTTTTGTTATCACTAATCAAGAATACGTTGATCTTACATTGAGTCAATTACCCGATATTTCAAAAAACCAAATTATTGGTGAACCCAAAATGATGAATACAGCTGCCTGTAACATTTATATGGCAGAAAAAATCCATAAATTAAATCCGGATGCAAGTATTATCGTTGCTCCTTCAGATCACTTAATTATCAATGAGAATCAATTTGTTACTAATGTATTAAACGCTTTAAAACATGCTAGTCATGATAATATATTGGTAACTTTAGGTATTGCTCCGACAAGACCTGACACCGGATATGGATATATTGAGTACATTAAGGAAGGCAAAGAGGGGCTTTATCAAGTGAAATCTTTTAAAGAAAAACCGAATCTAGAAACGGCTAAAGAGTTCTTAAAAAGTAAGAATTTTTTATGGAATTCAGGAATTTTTATCTGGTCAAGTCGAAGTATTTTAAGTTCTTATCAAAAATATCTTCCGGATATGTATCGATCTTTTGAATCTATAATCCCTGAATATAATACAGATAAAGAACCGGAGGCTGTAGAAAAAATTTATTCTAAAATTGAAAAAATTTCAATTGATTATGGCATTTTAGAGAAATCTGATAATGTTTGGGTGATTCCTTCTACTTTCGGGTGGAGTGATTTAGGAACATGGAGTGCATTATATGAGAACTTTAACAAAAATGAAGAAGGGAATGCAGTACACGGTAACAATATTTATACATACGATACCAGTAATACCATTATAAAAACAGACCTCTCGAATAAAATATATATTATTGATGGACTAACAGATTTTATAATAGTGGATACTTCAGAAGCACTATTAATATGTCCCCGAAATAATGATCAAAAAATTAAGGATTATTTAGAAAATATTAAAAAATTGGAAGAAAGTAAGAAATCTTCAAAAGAATAA
- a CDS encoding ABC transporter ATP-binding protein, with translation MISAINVTKSFDGVEVLKGITTTFKKGKTNLIIGQSGSGKTVFLKCLLGLFEPTSGQILYENTDASKLSVSERQNLRSEIGTVFQGSALFDSMTVEQNVKFPLEMFANISEKDMRERVDQVLERVNLTNARKKFPSEISGGMQKRVAIARAIVNNPKYLFCDEPNSGLDPQTSQIIDKLIHEITREYDTTTIINTHDMNSVLEIGENIVYLKNGVKEWEGDKNSIVTSDNQALLDFVFSSKIFKMAREAMLYHQNNKK, from the coding sequence ATGATTTCAGCAATAAACGTTACTAAATCATTTGATGGTGTAGAAGTCCTTAAAGGGATTACTACTACTTTTAAAAAAGGAAAAACAAATTTAATTATCGGACAAAGTGGTTCCGGAAAAACTGTTTTTCTTAAATGTCTTCTTGGCTTATTTGAACCTACTTCCGGACAAATTCTATACGAAAATACAGATGCATCCAAATTATCTGTATCTGAAAGGCAAAATTTACGAAGCGAAATAGGAACCGTGTTTCAAGGGAGTGCCCTGTTTGATTCCATGACGGTTGAACAAAATGTAAAGTTTCCTCTTGAAATGTTTGCAAATATATCTGAAAAAGATATGAGGGAACGGGTAGATCAAGTATTAGAACGAGTAAATCTAACAAATGCGCGTAAGAAATTTCCATCTGAAATTTCCGGAGGAATGCAAAAAAGAGTAGCTATTGCACGTGCTATTGTTAATAATCCAAAATATTTATTTTGCGATGAGCCAAATTCAGGTTTAGACCCTCAGACTTCTCAAATAATAGATAAACTTATTCATGAAATTACCCGTGAATACGACACAACTACTATTATAAATACTCACGATATGAATTCTGTTCTTGAAATAGGTGAAAATATAGTTTACCTAAAAAACGGTGTTAAAGAATGGGAAGGAGATAAAAACTCTATCGTAACTTCTGATAACCAAGCTTTATTAGATTTCGTGTTCTCTTCAAAAATATTTAAAATGGCTCGTGAAGCCATGCTATATCATCAAAATAATAAAAAGTAA